In Manis pentadactyla isolate mManPen7 chromosome 11, mManPen7.hap1, whole genome shotgun sequence, one DNA window encodes the following:
- the LOC130679490 gene encoding membrane cofactor protein-like isoform X2, which translates to MTAPRAPRSAPPGLSESPSSSRCFVGIVSMALVLLLPISSDACGDPPKFNSMRNTGALKDSYNPGDKVDYECRLGYQCIVPFRPTSTVCQPDNTWAPPLQEACTRKSCPHPVEPTNGQVNSVNGSFVFGSQVHYSCNEGFDLIGQKILYCEISAETNDVDWSHDPPLCEKILCAPPPKIPNGKYTNSDKDFFVYNEVVTYSCDRSSGPDEYSLVGESTLICSGRDVWSSAPPQCKVVKCESPNIQNGKLESGFSRKYYYKATIVFSCDEGYYYKGTNVVTCGAESTWEPGKPECFKGRPDDGTPPKGTESLGGGIIAVIVLSVVVGIAVIAGGLYAFLHKRKRGETEVSAAYSTYQNKSTNPA; encoded by the exons ATGACGGCGCCTCGCGCGCCACGCAGCGCACCTCCGGGCCTCTCCGAGAGTCCCTCGTCTTCTCGATGCTTCGTTGGGATCGTTTCGATGGCTCTAGTGCTCCTGCTACCCATATCCTCAGATGCTTGTGGTGATCCACCGAAATTCAATTCTATGAGGAACACAGGTGCCCTTAAAGACAGCTACAATCCAGGGGACAAAGTAGATTATGAGTGTCGCCTAGGATATCAgtgtattgttccttttcgtcCCACCAGTACTGTTTGTCAGCCTGATAACACTTGGGCACCACCTCTCCAGGAGGCTTGTACAAGAAAATCATGTCCACATCCAGTGGAACCCACAAATGGCCAAGTAAACAGCGTAAATGGATCTTTTGTGTTCGGTTCACAGGTCCACTATTCTTGTAATGAGGGTTTTGACTTAATTGGACAAAAAATTCTATATTGTGAAATTTCTGCTGAAACCAATGATGTGGACTGGAGTCATGATCCCCCACTATGTGAAAAGATTTTGTGTGCACCACCCCCCAAAATACCAAATGGAAAATACACCAATAGTGACAAGGACTTCTTTGTCTATAATGAAGTAGTAACTTATAGTTGTGATCGTTCAAGTGGACCAGATGAATATTCACTTGTTGGAGAGAGCACTCTTATTTGTTCTGGGAGAGATGTCTGGAGCAGTGCCCCTCCTCAGTGTAAAGTTGTCAAATGTGAATCTCCAAATATTCAAAATGGAAAACTGGAATCAggattttcaagaaaatattactACAAAGCGACTATTGTATTTTCATGTGACGAGGGATATTATTATAAAGGCACCAACGTAGTTACCTGTGGAGCTGAAAGTACTTGGGAGCCTGGGAAGCCAGAATGCTTTAAAG GACGTCCCGATGATGGAACACCACCTAAAGGAACTGAGAGTTTAGGTGGAGGCATCATTGCTGTGATTGTTCTTAGTGTAGTTGTTGGCATTGCAGTAATTGCTGGTGGCCTCTACGCATTTCTTCACAAGAGGAAAAGAGGGGAAACAGAGGTTAGTGCTGCGTATAGCACTTACCAGAATAAATCAACCAATCCGGCATAG
- the LOC130679490 gene encoding membrane cofactor protein-like isoform X1 has protein sequence MTAPRAPRSAPPGLSESPSSSRCFVGIVSMALVLLLPISSDACGDPPKFNSMRNTGALKDSYNPGDKVDYECRLGYQCIVPFRPTSTVCQPDNTWAPPLQEACTRKSCPHPVEPTNGQVNSVNGSFVFGSQVHYSCNEGFDLIGQKILYCEISAETNDVDWSHDPPLCEKILCAPPPKIPNGKYTNSDKDFFVYNEVVTYSCDRSSGPDEYSLVGESTLICSGRDVWSSAPPQCKVVKCESPNIQNGKLESGFSRKYYYKATIVFSCDEGYYYKGTNVVTCGAESTWEPGKPECFKGSTPTHTTTPPVSSHPGRPDDGTPPKGTESLGGGIIAVIVLSVVVGIAVIAGGLYAFLHKRKRGETEVSAAYSTYQNKSTNPA, from the coding sequence ATGACGGCGCCTCGCGCGCCACGCAGCGCACCTCCGGGCCTCTCCGAGAGTCCCTCGTCTTCTCGATGCTTCGTTGGGATCGTTTCGATGGCTCTAGTGCTCCTGCTACCCATATCCTCAGATGCTTGTGGTGATCCACCGAAATTCAATTCTATGAGGAACACAGGTGCCCTTAAAGACAGCTACAATCCAGGGGACAAAGTAGATTATGAGTGTCGCCTAGGATATCAgtgtattgttccttttcgtcCCACCAGTACTGTTTGTCAGCCTGATAACACTTGGGCACCACCTCTCCAGGAGGCTTGTACAAGAAAATCATGTCCACATCCAGTGGAACCCACAAATGGCCAAGTAAACAGCGTAAATGGATCTTTTGTGTTCGGTTCACAGGTCCACTATTCTTGTAATGAGGGTTTTGACTTAATTGGACAAAAAATTCTATATTGTGAAATTTCTGCTGAAACCAATGATGTGGACTGGAGTCATGATCCCCCACTATGTGAAAAGATTTTGTGTGCACCACCCCCCAAAATACCAAATGGAAAATACACCAATAGTGACAAGGACTTCTTTGTCTATAATGAAGTAGTAACTTATAGTTGTGATCGTTCAAGTGGACCAGATGAATATTCACTTGTTGGAGAGAGCACTCTTATTTGTTCTGGGAGAGATGTCTGGAGCAGTGCCCCTCCTCAGTGTAAAGTTGTCAAATGTGAATCTCCAAATATTCAAAATGGAAAACTGGAATCAggattttcaagaaaatattactACAAAGCGACTATTGTATTTTCATGTGACGAGGGATATTATTATAAAGGCACCAACGTAGTTACCTGTGGAGCTGAAAGTACTTGGGAGCCTGGGAAGCCAGAATGCTTTAAAGGTTCCACGCCTACTCATACAACCACTCCTCCAGTTTCAAGTCATCCAGGACGTCCCGATGATGGAACACCACCTAAAGGAACTGAGAGTTTAGGTGGAGGCATCATTGCTGTGATTGTTCTTAGTGTAGTTGTTGGCATTGCAGTAATTGCTGGTGGCCTCTACGCATTTCTTCACAAGAGGAAAAGAGGGGAAACAGAGGTTAGTGCTGCGTATAGCACTTACCAGAATAAATCAACCAATCCGGCATAG